A stretch of Saccharothrix texasensis DNA encodes these proteins:
- a CDS encoding cupin domain-containing protein: MMEIRPLDRDNLKLDNGLDAQRLMPWDLVNAPFEGSWCVVRPGAESGAHGHHEYEIWVAMTGEAEIITQAGATPFKAGDVVHFTPHEKHQVVNKGAEDFQFYAIWWDAELAGKFAARHEGAAS; encoded by the coding sequence ATGATGGAAATCCGCCCACTGGACCGGGACAACCTCAAGCTCGACAACGGCCTGGACGCCCAGCGCCTGATGCCGTGGGACCTGGTCAACGCGCCGTTCGAGGGCTCGTGGTGCGTGGTGCGCCCCGGCGCCGAGTCGGGCGCCCACGGCCACCACGAGTACGAGATCTGGGTCGCCATGACCGGCGAGGCCGAGATCATCACGCAGGCGGGCGCCACCCCGTTCAAGGCCGGTGACGTCGTGCACTTCACGCCGCACGAGAAGCACCAGGTCGTCAACAAGGGCGCCGAGGACTTCCAGTTCTACGCGATCTGGTGGGACGCCGAGCTGGCCGGGAAGTTCGCCGCCCGCCACGAGGGAGCCGCCTCGTGA